ACCAAAATGCTATTCAAAATAATGTAGGGATTAACTATTTTATACCATTGCACATACACCTCAGGAGGAATTAATATTCATTTTACTTTGCATGAATTTATTTACGTCTTtccttatttatttgtaaattatttttttcattcatttatacaTCCTTCTAATTATTTCTGTAGCTTTTTAATGTGTTCATTGTTAATTTCTggattcattttattaatttgttttaGAAATTgccacagtttttgttttaaaaagtttatatttaatttatgatAAGCATTATTagtaatttgtttatttgtctcaTTTTAGTTGAGTCACTTTTGGTTCTCCACAGATGTGTTCATTGTATGTGTGTAAGAACAAATATAACACATGTGAAACAGAGTGGTGTGTGCctcttatttatttgttttcatggGCAATTCACTGAATAAAACAAATACCGttacaacacaaaaaaatgaccATTCTCCAAAAGCAATTTTGGCCACATGTTATGTACATGTTACAACATAATAAAAAGGCCTCCTCATATCATCGTGTCCTCCattttaatgattaaaaaaagaaaagaaaaagcatgtcACTGTTCACCAAGCATTTACATTGGAATCGAATGCTCAGGTCAAACCacctttacttttttatttgcaAATGCAAAACTTGTCAACAATAAATAATACTATAAAATGTACACAAAAAAGATTGACAGTCCACCACGAGTTAAAACAGATGATTAGGAACAAGAAAGTCTggcaggggtggggtggggggttctCTTCTTAGCAAAAATGTGACGGTCCATACAAGCTACAGAAAAAGCTGATCATCTATACACTGACACTAGCAAGATAACAAAGTTGTTGTTTCTGGtatatttcattttgtacaaagaAGGGAGAGTCTTCTTTACAAGCGAGCATCATTGTCTTAACTGGAGAGATTATACAAGCAAGAGTTAAGGCAACTTCTCCGTTGTTTCTGAAAAGTAACATGAAGTTgaatcatgttttattttgcctGTGGACCACTTGTTTTTAGCAGTTTTGGAGTTGGTTGTCATTGCATAATTAAGGCTGCTGACCAGGCCTGTAGTCCATCACCAAAAAAAGAATGCTGGATATTTGTCACGAGTCGGGTTGCCATCACAAAGACTGACTCGGTGGTCCAGGTTTTCCCCACGAGAGTCAGGCTTTCGCATGTTCGGTGTCTGTCTCAGGCACAGATAGTATACCGCTTGTGACGCCAACACAGCATGGTGCAGATTAGAAACAGACGCAATTGGGCATGTTGCTGTAGTCTCTGTATGTAAGCGTCTCTATGTAACAGGGCCAAGCAGGAGTGAAAACAGACATAACAACAGATTGCAGTAAGTTCCTCATCAAATCAAGCCCTCTCAACATTTTTAATCAGTATGAAACTACTGGTTAAGATATCTAGGATTTTCAATCTTAGGAATAAATTTGTTAAATTTTCCTGAAGGCGCCACAAGAAAGGTCAGGGAAAggtcaataaaacaaacagagttATTCTCTGGGGAAGAAATTAAATCAGAGGAATACTTTATATTCGTCTGATGTAAACTGTATTTTTTGGGAAAGTATTACAGAAAGAAGTAGCTCTACTTAAAGGAATAATTCACCCTAAAATCACATTTGCATATCTTCCCTGTGGCCTGCCATGCTTTCACTCCATTCCTATCTTGTGCATTGGCTGTAAAGATTTTTGCCTTCTCGTCTCTTCGGTATAATGGAACTAAACGTCTCTTAAATATTTGTGTGCAacaggttagggttaggatttgAAAAACTCGGCAGAGCAGTCTCTTTCTGGCCAACTTAATTCAGAAACCTTTAATGCACTATTTTCCAAATAATGTCTGCTCTTGTCATGGGAAAATGAAAGGTTCCTTCTGCACAGTCACGGGTGTAGTTCTGTAGGAAGAGTAAATGGATCATGATTTTGGAAATGGGCATTGCTGTTGagtttttcatatctgttttaGCACtttaaacacacatgcaaatgtCACTCACAGACTGTATATTTAAGATGGACTAAGCCACCGTGCCGTCACCCGCTGACCATTTTTAAGACTGTAACACTTGTGAGTTGGTTAGCAAGCACCACACATACATGCCTGCTAATGAGTTTTAagtaacagactaataaaatattataattcattcACCAAAATTAAAGCACAAACCTCTTGAGTGGGCTGATAGATGGCATATTAATTGtctgaaaatataattaaaaatgttgtaaaaGACACCAACACCTAAACCAAGTGTTGTTCTTATGAAAGGGGAAACTAtccaaaaactgtttttgtgccaGGCTGTAAAACATGGTTGTATGctctttttaatgtattttgacAAAGGAAGCTAATTgaacttctttgtttttggaaaaagcctcaagtggccactccAGGAACTGCATTCCTTAATATTTCCTGCAGCTCAATGTGATTTAGTTCCATTATATCACTATATTCAAAACTACAGCAGCTCACACCAAAAATCACAGCACCAGATGTGTATTTTAGTCTGTCTCTTTAAGTGCAATACAGCAAAAGGCAGACAAGAGCTTCAAAAGACCATTTTGACTGGCTCTGCTTGCAGAGAATTGAAGCAGAGACGAGGAAAAGCTTAAAGTGACACCAAAGCTGGGCCTTGGCAAGAGGCGAGCTAAGCCTAAATGCCTGACTAAGAGGCGACAGATAGAGTTGCACACTGCTTATTCTGAGTCAACACTCTGTAATCTCAACTGGGCTCTCTGCTTGCACctgcctcacacacacaaacacaaagttaaATTTACTATGTGCATTGTGCCACATGAGTATGTATGCTTGTGAATACGGGCGTGAGGAAAAGCTCGGTCTGGTCTTTACAGTGtagaaaacaatttttttacttttatactaataatttaaagaaaatcagAGTGCAAGACAAACGATAATTGAAGATCACTTTGTCATTTTAAGCCAGATTCTATCTCACGCTTACTGTGACATATCACAGGTCTAAACCGAAAAGAGTATAATAGTAATGATGCTTTTGACATCCACTTCTCTTCTCTTgggtcttcttttcttttcttttttcaaaataagtgcTTGTTATTTTGGCAGCTATAAATTATCCAGTCAAATCTTCAGTTTAAAATCCCATTTCCACTAAAAACTAGGTGACATGTTTTGTTTCAACACACCAGAGGCCTTTGGCATGTGATAATACCTTGTCTCACACTGGTACAGTGCACCTCCTCCATAGGAGTGTAAACTAAATGCTGGCTTTGTCTGATGGCGTCCCAGCTCACAACCGATGTGTAACTGGATCAGATCAAACTGGATGGGTGACAGTTGTGTTGCATTTACTCAAACTTCCCGGTAGGATCTACAAATGCTGAAAATACTtccttaaaacaaaaaagaattgGCAAAAAAAGAACCAACTTGGCAGAGTTAGTGGACAAAATATTGCCATAAAGAATTTGTCCTCTGTGTGTTTACTGTTCAAATGTTTCTGTTGTGTTACTTCAGCAGTTTTCCCTTCAGTCCCACAAGAATAATTTATGAAAGAGCTGGCTTCCCCCTGCACCCCCCTCAAAATTCAGTGCAGTCAGTCTCAAACTAACCCATGACAGAAACATCACTGGTAATGTATTATAGAAAAGATTAAGTACTAGCCTGCGGAAGCGAGTACCCACTGCAGGCTGGAGGATGCTTCCACATTGCCATGCCATCTCAGTTCTTTTGGTGGTGCAAGTAAGCCTTGAAATGCTCTCTGATATTACTGTTACTAGCACAGATTACTGTTTAAGCACACGGGCAGCATTCCAGAGGGTAGAGAAAATGTCAATAATAGGAATGATTATCACGACAGCTCCATCTTATCCTTGTGTAACACTAAAACTGAATTCAGTGGAGAGCAAACAGACAGATGCCAACGGAAAATGGCAGAGATTGCACGATTCCACCCACACACTTACTTGCTGGTGAAGGTTATCATCAGAATAATTCTCAACATATGTGAAGGTGATTTTATGCCCCcatccataaaaaaaaaagaaaaaaagaaagatttccCAGATTTCTTAATCCCACTGGATTCACCCAGAACTTGGTGACAAGGTTGGCAAGGACATTTTTGCTGGTTGTGAACAAGCACGTGTATTAACACACAGATACCAAATCTGGGCTTGAGAGATGCATCTCTGCAGCCACCATCATGCTCAGGGGAGCTCACTATGTGTTCTTAGCCATTCCTGTGTAACGTGAAAACTTTTGTGCTGCTTTGTGCAGCTCTCTTTTAAACTGACTTACAATGTGCATGAATTGTCATTACAGAAGCATTCAGAGCTGCATCAGAAtgactttttgtgtgtgtgcattcccAAAAGATAAAAGGCATTCATGAACAGCAGCACTTGAGCCAAATGACTCGTCTCCAGCTCATATTTCAGGGTGACAGTAAACTCTTGAAAATGATGTAATCCCAtcagtttttacatttcagaGTCAGTCTTTACAACATCACAGAAAAGCAGCTGCAGATTTGTAATCTTAATATCTGATATTTTAGAACTATCAACAgaaaatctggggaaatgacaATTCAAATAGCTTGAAAATCAGTTTGAAATTTCATGAAATCATCCTGGTATTTAATTGTGTATCTACTGCTTCCATAGACatatgtgcattaaaaagtcTGGCTCCTCCTCAGCAATATGGCGGCTGCTTTGACTCATCATTCCATGAACTGAAGCAACCGGTGTGGCAtctatgtgcaaacatttctgaTGAACAAGCAAATGCCAAGATGATTTTTTAATGCCTCTACAGCTCAGTGACAAGTGATAAAAATAAGACTTACAGGAGCAGAGATTTTATACCTGTGGTGTGGCACAAAGTTGGACTGAAGCGTTTCAGTTTTAGGGGCTCCTTCAGTAATTTCCAAGCAGCAGGTTTGAATATCGGACACTACAGTGCGTTCCATAGTAAAAAGACAATACAGAGAGTACTTGTTCGATAGGGGAGGGTGGATTGAAGTCTAAAGGGGCAGTGTGGGCTGAGAGTCTCTAAATGAGGAGAGGAGCAGTGGGGTAAATTCCTCCTGTTGCAGGAATATACTATCTTCAGTTCAGGGATCAAACGGTCCTGGTGGCCATCAGAGTGTCTGTCGCACAGACAACAGTAGTCCACTCGGCTATGATACACATCATCATGTTTGTTTGGACTCATCGGTCATCAAAGGCGATTTGTGGTGCTGGTAGACTGGACGATGGGTGAGGATgaggacagtgtgtgtgtgtgtgtgtgatttggaGGTGGGGGGTGGACAAGTGAGTGTCGTTGATGGCACTGCGGTCCTCAGAGCATCCATCTGTGAAGCAGAGTGGGAGGAGAATTAGACGGAGTCAGGGCTGTTTTCGGGCAAAGCTGATGCATGAATTCAAGGTATTTTAATTTGAAGGTAAGTGGGAGAGTGGAGGATGTTCAGAGCAAAGACAGTTTTGGTGTTAAAACCACTGAGGGCCAAATTAAGGAACATGCAGATTTTTAGCAGCACTTCCTAATTTGTGGTTTATTCTCCCCGCAATCAGAATCAGCTTGAGGACACTTTTGggcaaataaagaataaaatattcAGCTTTTGCTTCTCTATTGGAATAAATTTTACATAATGTTTTAGATATTTCATAATGAATGCCTTGTGATGTTGCAGGCAAGGTGAGATATGGTATTCCACATTTTGCACTCTATGGAGGACCAAACCCCCctagataaataataaatatatataaaaaataaatacatgactttattaaaaataatatgcaATCAGGTGcactaaaataatataaaaaaaaactattgtAGGCATAAATTAATTTGAGAAATATATGaattaatatttataatttaattagcttctattttttatttgctgaaatTTCTCTGTTTAATTACGGAGTCATTTATTTAGGTTGGGAGAAACAAGAGGAGAAGAAATTCTAGGGGGAAAATAATGCAGAAATAAATATGGAACTTTAAAAATAAGTGAAATTAAATTCCCCCAAAAAAGAATCAATAAATTAAatggacaaaacaataaaaatctaagtaatataaataataaaccaATAGGAAAGTAAATATTGAGTAAAATAAATAGATTTTGTGGTACtttgttattctttttaaaaacaaaaaaaaaggagtattaaaaataaatgtaggcATAGCAGATTTACCTGATTGCATTTTTTCTTCAGaacttaaatgatttttttttgttggttatTATTTTGCGCAACCATTAACCAGAAAGCAAGTGAGGGAGGCACTGTTGGTCCTCCATATTTTTGCTACTGTATCAGTACTTGCAGATTGCAGTGCATCACTTCTGTTTATTTCAGCTGCTGGTTGGCGTTTAGCAACGCTGAATGTGCAGGGGGCTTGATTTCCATCTTTTGTCGTTACCAATTAATCTTATTCAGAGCACTCGCCTCATGTTACCACAACCTGAATTGGTCTTCAATTGCTCTTGAATAcaatttcatttaattaataACTCGAGGATTGCATCATTAAATTTGGCATTAATGGCATAAAAGGCTCCTCATTCAAACTCCGAAGCTCATATACTGCCAGTCACAGTAAAGCAAAGACGAGTATTCCTCTTGTAAAATGACATCAAGGCGCAAGCTCATGTGGAAATGTGTGTTTGGTAAATGAGTGTTGGCTAATCACATGATTCCAAATGCTCCTAACATCTAGgataaatgtatttgtttatgtGATGTTGCTGAGTCTTAAGGTTTTATTTCAGAATGGTTTGGCTGTATATTAAGAGGACAAGGCCCTCCTTGTGCACAGCCTGCTTGTATTAACACCACCTTGTAGGTGTGCTGGTTCATTTCATCTTTTCACAAATGGGCTTTGTGTCAGGTTCCCTCCTGCTTCACTAACCCTTTTAGAGTCTTTTCAGTGCCAGTCCCTGCGAGTGCCCCTCCAGGTGACAATCTCATACATCACCTGCAGTCCGTCTGTCACAGTGGACTTAATGCCAGGGAACCTGCACTCTGGCATTATTTTGGAGGTAATAATTCAACTAATGCTTGTTTGACCCCTTCCACTGTGACTGCACGAGGGCACACCGAGTCTGCCCTTGAATCAAGCATCACACTGTTGAAATTCTGATTAAGTGATCAACCCTATTATGTcttttcaaaatgacaaaatacaaaataatccGGTTGCCAGAGATTTCCAGATGTGAAGATTATCAATATGAAACAGCTTGCTAAAGAACATTTTTCAACTGAAGGGAGTCATTTTGACTAGTTTAAAGACGCACCCTGGGGAGTAAGAGACTTTTAAAACCAACTCTTAATTTGATAAACCCCCGACTGTGAATTATGAAATGTCACTGAATAAATCTGTTTGAATTTATATTTCAGGTCGTTTGTGGGAAAACACTCACCTCATTTGTTTTGATTGCGAATTCGCAGACACCTCCTCTTCAGCGGCGGCTCGAGCTCAGGACTCCCAGCGGCTGATAGTGGTGCGCTGATGGAGCAGGAGAGGATGGCTGTCTTGTCGGCGGCGGGCTTTGGCACAGGCTGTATGACAACACAGCCTCCGGTCGACAGCAGCGGTAGGGCGTAGGCATGCTCACCCTCCTCCAAGTTGGAGTCAGGATCTGGCTTACCCTCCACCGTGTTACCCATCTCATCTTGTGCTGAGACCCGCTTCCCTGGCTCCCATTCACCTACGGAACAATTGTTCTCTTTCAGCGCCTCACGCTCAAGCTCACCGTTAGCTGGGTGCTTCTCTGCCTCTCCTTCTCCTGTCTCTCCCCTTCGGTCAGATTCGAACGCAGGCGTGAGAAGTGGATGCCATCCCGTACCATTGACTATCACATTACATGGGGCAGCAGGGCTAGTCTGGTGCTGGGGTAAAGATGGGGGCTGGGTCCGCACTGTACTTGGTGAGGGTGGTGTTGTACGGTTAGAATAGTGGGGACTCTTCTGGCTCACTGAAGCTTTGCTGGGAGCACTGGAAGGTGGGGCTGATGATTCCAGTGTGTTAGGGTGTGTGGCCCCTTCCGGCTCCGCAGCACTGAGGAGTTCCTGTGAGAGCAGAGCCCCTTCCCCTTCATCACGATGGCTCTTCCCTTCCCTCCCCAGCTCAGCAGCTGGTGGAGATCTTGAATCCGCCTCTGGCTCTACTTTGACCTGGACACCAGGTAGAATCCTGTGAATTACCTGCTGCTGGCATGATCTTTGGCCCACTGTTAGATCAATAACCCCATCCATCAATCCAGGGCCACTGCTGAGACAAAGGTTGCCTGAGTTGTCCTCTGCCTTCACAGTCAATTCCACTGTCCTGCCTCTCTCTGACCGCACAGGAGAGACACGCCCTCCGGCTGGCTCTATCTTCTGGCTCCCTCTATCACCTCCAGAGGAGCCTGGAGAATGGAGCCTAGAGGCTGAAGCTTCTGAGGACTCTGGAGCACTACGGACAGAACCAGTGCTCTCAGGTCGGTCCCTGGAGGATTTGGGGTTGAAGGGGATAGGGATTGGAATAGGAATTGGGACTGGGAGGGGTACAATGACAGGGTAAGGGACCAAGAGAGTTGGGGGAGGTACCAATGGAGCCAAGGACGGCATGCCAAAGTTCATCATTGGCGGCAGGGGGATGGGTCCATTGGGCATCATGTTGACTGGGGGGAAAGGCGGTAGGCCCGGCATGGGGATTCCAGGGTGTGGGGGGATCATGCCAGGGTTGGGATTGGATGAAGGGTGGACATGTGGAGATAGCAGAGGCCTGTGCATGGGGCTTGATGGAGGACCAAGGGTCCTAGGAGGTGGTGGTGGACCAATACCAGGAATGATTGGGTTTGACAGCGGGCTGTTGGGCCCTCCTGGGTGGGCAGAGGTGCGAAGAAATGGGGGGCGGATCTGCTGCATCATTTGATGCTCCATGAACAGAGGCAGGGGCATGGGTCCCCGGGGTGTCATCACCATGGGAGGGCTGCCAGAGGGGACCCCGACTGGTGGGTGAAGAGCAGGAACAGGTGGTGGGGGAAGTGAGGGGCTCTCATGGGGTCTGGGTGTGGGGATTTtggctgaagaggaggaggatggggaGCAGACAGCTGCAGTGTCTGAGGGTGAGGCAGCAGAAGATGTGGAAGGGGCCAAAACTGAGGTGGAGGAAGGCCCTCCAGGTGAGGGAACTTTACGTCGAAGGTCCGTTAGCGGCGTTCcccaggattcaggagtgagcAGCTGCACTCCTGAACTGCACTCCGGCTTACCCTCCCCTCCAGCTCCGTGTCCTGGGTTACACAGTGCTCCAGGAAGGGCAGCCTGGGTCTCTTTATAGAAAATGTCCATCTTATATTGGTTCAGGCATTTGGCACTGCAGAACTGCAGCCTCCGCTCACCAGCACCAAAGTCCAGGTACTCCTTAGTATGGCGAATATGTttgcaccagtcacacacctGCAAAAAGAGACACACATATATAAGCACCTGTCAGCCTGCATACAAAGGACTCCTGATCTGTTTTTGATGATCCACTACAAAATATTCTCTGGAAAATGTGGGGAAGACGCTTAGTCTCCACACCATCTGGAGAGAAGCTCATTAGagaaagattatttttaaagaagcTGATGTTGATTGTAAATACTTTTACAGATCTGCTGAAAAAAGGGAAACATTTAACATTGAAGTTTGTACTTGCCTGCTTTCGACATATTTATGTGTTCTATCTTATGCTCGCATAATGGCGTTCAGCTGCTGAAGTGACTTTGCCTTTAACCTTCTGTCTTAACAAGAAATGCCCATTTACACCTTCTGTTGGCTATAAAGACCAGCACCTCAAGCACAACACAAAAAGACGATTTCCCTCACACTGGTATTGAATTGTGGGTCAACAAGTCAAATCAGGTTAAATGGTAGAAGGACCATGGCATATTGGTGTAATGGGTAAATGGTAGAATAACAGAATTTTGTGCTGTTCTTTTGGGTGGTgaaatgttttactttaaatatcTTTATAGGTTGCAGGTGATGGCTGAAGCTTGGTGCAAAACTTTCACATTTTCTAACATTATTTTTCTCAGTCGAGCTCTGAGGGTTATGGCTAAAAGCCACAGTTGTTTGCTGAAAACTATTTACTTAAAATGACTGCAGTATTAGGACTATTAAGACTGCAGTTttaatcagttaatcaagtaaAGCCGGCTATACGTGAAAAGTATGTATTTCTTTTGGGACCCATGCATTCATATgcctttttttatatttatatactgCATAACTTTgcatcctcctctctctccctgtacCCTTCTGCTGTGCCTCCAGAGCTGCATGTAACTGATCTGTGATTTCTGCCACCAGTTCCTGTCAGGTGTTTTATGTTGTATTGTTTGTTTCCcctctttgttcttttctcttgACTCCTTTCTTACTCACACAAAGCAGCATCAGATGCCTAACCTCCCTGAAAATGGCTCTCCTTGAGATTTCTACCTATTAAAGCAGAGCTGATGTAACATGGCAACATGGCTATAAAGGGGTTAATAGTTCCTTGATACAGTAGGTGGATTGGTTGCATAAAGCCTTGTAAGTCAACAGTAACATTTTACATTCAAAAAATGGACTTGACTTCAGAGATTGCTTCTGTATGCAGAATGCAAACCTGGGCTGGCTCCAAACATGTGGAGGCTCAATTGAAAAGTTGTCTTTCTTAGTCACCGCAATGGCAAAGATCCCAAAACGCACTGCTGCACTGTTTCATCAACGTTATACACCTTTTTAGTGCAAAACGTGCAGATTTTTTGAGGGGAGGAAAATGAATGTGACCCTGGTAGAACAGATAGCAGTGGGCGAGCCCTGAACACGGAGTTACTCGTCAGGCCACACACAGCTCACTCTGTCAGCTCTGGGAGGAGTGGCAGGTCCTCGCTGGAGATAATTAAGGCATTAATCAGTTGTCAGACCCTTCAACGACATCCATCCATCACATAGACCCTTAAGCCCCCCTGCTGAATGTTAATAAGTCGAGGGATGCAACCGGAAGGTGGATAAACTCCTTTTGCAAGCTGCATAGCAACATTGGATTATTTGGCAGGAAAGTGTCTGGCAGCAGCTGAAAGACAGTGGACTCACATGGGCTTTTGGGCAGATGCACTGCAGCACTGGCCAggatttcaaaaagaaaacacagtgtgCCGTCCTTCAGCTGCAACATGTGTAAAACATCAGGTTGCTTGCCTCGATTATGTGCTTTACATCAGAGGTGAACTGGTTGAAGCAGAGGCATTCACGAAAAGGGCAAAAGTCTGCATTTGACAGTCATTAGAGAGTGTCACTCTAACTTAAAAACCGAACCGAGTTTGAGAGAAGCAGCCGGAGAGCAGCAAAAACAGATCAGAGACTGAACTACACGGCGCTGGAAGCGCTCGGATGTCAGTCCCTTGAATTCTACATGCTTTAACTGCCCATTTAGTCCTCACTAATTCAATGAGCCAT
This is a stretch of genomic DNA from Pelmatolapia mariae isolate MD_Pm_ZW linkage group LG16_19, Pm_UMD_F_2, whole genome shotgun sequence. It encodes these proteins:
- the sobpa gene encoding sine oculis-binding protein homolog A isoform X2, whose translation is MAEMEKEGRPPENKRSRKPAHPVKREINEEMKSFAENTMNELLGWYGYDKVELRDSDSLEIGETPQHISVLKENSLPKIPASTENSEGSPDRASSFHSLPASRNGLTETSTTPSTSTPSTKEHGNLPIIVPMIPPPLIKPPADEDASNVQIMCAWCQKVGVKRYSLSMGSELKSFCSEKCFAACRRAYFKRNKLGFIRNYTARDDDGLGGKLPLHSFAQDTPRLVFKTNSDVLVCDWCKHIRHTKEYLDFGAGERRLQFCSAKCLNQYKMDIFYKETQAALPGALCNPGHGAGGEGKPECSSGVQLLTPESWGTPLTDLRRKVPSPGGPSSTSVLAPSTSSAASPSDTAAVCSPSSSSSAKIPTPRPHESPSLPPPPVPALHPPVGVPSGSPPMVMTPRGPMPLPLFMEHQMMQQIRPPFLRTSAHPGGPNSPLSNPIIPGIGPPPPPRTLGPPSSPMHRPLLSPHVHPSSNPNPGMIPPHPGIPMPGLPPFPPVNMMPNGPIPLPPMMNFGMPSLAPLVPPPTLLVPYPVIVPLPVPIPIPIPIPFNPKSSRDRPESTGSVRSAPESSEASASRLHSPGSSGGDRGSQKIEPAGGRVSPVRSERGRTVELTVKAEDNSGNLCLSSGPGLMDGVIDLTVGQRSCQQQVIHRILPGVQVKVEPEADSRSPPAAELGREGKSHRDEGEGALLSQELLSAAEPEGATHPNTLESSAPPSSAPSKASVSQKSPHYSNRTTPPSPSTVRTQPPSLPQHQTSPAAPCNVIVNGTGWHPLLTPAFESDRRGETGEGEAEKHPANGELEREALKENNCSVGEWEPGKRVSAQDEMGNTVEGKPDPDSNLEEGEHAYALPLLSTGGCVVIQPVPKPAADKTAILSCSISAPLSAAGSPELEPPLKRRCLRIRNQNK
- the sobpa gene encoding sine oculis-binding protein homolog A isoform X3, translating into MAEMEKEGRPPENKRSRKPAHPVKREINEEMKSFAENTMNELLGWYGYDKVELRDSDSLEIGETPQHISVLKENSLPKIPASTENSEGSPDRASSFHSLPASRNGLTETSTTPSTSTPSTKEHGNLPIIVPMIPPPLIKPPADEDASNVQIMCAWCQKVGVKRYSLSMGSELKSFCSEKCFAACRRAYFKRNKARDDDGLGGKLPLHSFAQDTPRLVFKTNSDVLVCDWCKHIRHTKEYLDFGAGERRLQFCSAKCLNQYKMDIFYKETQAALPGALCNPGHGAGGEGKPECSSGVQLLTPESWGTPLTDLRRKVPSPGGPSSTSVLAPSTSSAASPSDTAAVCSPSSSSSAKIPTPRPHESPSLPPPPVPALHPPVGVPSGSPPMVMTPRGPMPLPLFMEHQMMQQIRPPFLRTSAHPGGPNSPLSNPIIPGIGPPPPPRTLGPPSSPMHRPLLSPHVHPSSNPNPGMIPPHPGIPMPGLPPFPPVNMMPNGPIPLPPMMNFGMPSLAPLVPPPTLLVPYPVIVPLPVPIPIPIPIPFNPKSSRDRPESTGSVRSAPESSEASASRLHSPGSSGGDRGSQKIEPAGGRVSPVRSERGRTVELTVKAEDNSGNLCLSSGPGLMDGVIDLTVGQRSCQQQVIHRILPGVQVKVEPEADSRSPPAAELGREGKSHRDEGEGALLSQELLSAAEPEGATHPNTLESSAPPSSAPSKASVSQKSPHYSNRTTPPSPSTVRTQPPSLPQHQTSPAAPCNVIVNGTGWHPLLTPAFESDRRGETGEGEAEKHPANGELEREALKENNCSVGEWEPGKRVSAQDEMGNTVEGKPDPDSNLEEGEHAYALPLLSTGGCVVIQPVPKPAADKTAILSCSISAPLSAAGSPELEPPLKRRCLRIRNQNK
- the sobpa gene encoding sine oculis-binding protein homolog A isoform X5; translation: MAEMEKEGRPPENKRSRKPAHPVKREINEEMKSFAENTMNELLGWYGYDKVELRDSDSLEIGETPQHISVLKENSLPKIPASTENSEGSPDRASSFHSLPASRNGLTETSTTPSTSTPSTKEHGNLPIIVPMIPPPLIKPPADEDASNVQIMCAWCQKVGVKRYSLSMGSELKSFCSEKCFAACRRAYFKRNKVCDWCKHIRHTKEYLDFGAGERRLQFCSAKCLNQYKMDIFYKETQAALPGALCNPGHGAGGEGKPECSSGVQLLTPESWGTPLTDLRRKVPSPGGPSSTSVLAPSTSSAASPSDTAAVCSPSSSSSAKIPTPRPHESPSLPPPPVPALHPPVGVPSGSPPMVMTPRGPMPLPLFMEHQMMQQIRPPFLRTSAHPGGPNSPLSNPIIPGIGPPPPPRTLGPPSSPMHRPLLSPHVHPSSNPNPGMIPPHPGIPMPGLPPFPPVNMMPNGPIPLPPMMNFGMPSLAPLVPPPTLLVPYPVIVPLPVPIPIPIPIPFNPKSSRDRPESTGSVRSAPESSEASASRLHSPGSSGGDRGSQKIEPAGGRVSPVRSERGRTVELTVKAEDNSGNLCLSSGPGLMDGVIDLTVGQRSCQQQVIHRILPGVQVKVEPEADSRSPPAAELGREGKSHRDEGEGALLSQELLSAAEPEGATHPNTLESSAPPSSAPSKASVSQKSPHYSNRTTPPSPSTVRTQPPSLPQHQTSPAAPCNVIVNGTGWHPLLTPAFESDRRGETGEGEAEKHPANGELEREALKENNCSVGEWEPGKRVSAQDEMGNTVEGKPDPDSNLEEGEHAYALPLLSTGGCVVIQPVPKPAADKTAILSCSISAPLSAAGSPELEPPLKRRCLRIRNQNK
- the sobpa gene encoding sine oculis-binding protein homolog A isoform X4; this encodes MAEMEKEGRPPENKRSRKPAHPVKREINEEMKSFAENTMNELLGWYGYDKVELRDSDSLEIGETPQHISVLKENSLPKIPASTENSEGSPDRASSFHSLPASRNGLTETSTTPSTSTPSTKEHGNLPIIVPMIPPPLIKPPADEDASNVQIMCAWCQKVGVKRYSLSMGSELKSFCSEKCFAACRRAYFKRNKLGFIRNYTVCDWCKHIRHTKEYLDFGAGERRLQFCSAKCLNQYKMDIFYKETQAALPGALCNPGHGAGGEGKPECSSGVQLLTPESWGTPLTDLRRKVPSPGGPSSTSVLAPSTSSAASPSDTAAVCSPSSSSSAKIPTPRPHESPSLPPPPVPALHPPVGVPSGSPPMVMTPRGPMPLPLFMEHQMMQQIRPPFLRTSAHPGGPNSPLSNPIIPGIGPPPPPRTLGPPSSPMHRPLLSPHVHPSSNPNPGMIPPHPGIPMPGLPPFPPVNMMPNGPIPLPPMMNFGMPSLAPLVPPPTLLVPYPVIVPLPVPIPIPIPIPFNPKSSRDRPESTGSVRSAPESSEASASRLHSPGSSGGDRGSQKIEPAGGRVSPVRSERGRTVELTVKAEDNSGNLCLSSGPGLMDGVIDLTVGQRSCQQQVIHRILPGVQVKVEPEADSRSPPAAELGREGKSHRDEGEGALLSQELLSAAEPEGATHPNTLESSAPPSSAPSKASVSQKSPHYSNRTTPPSPSTVRTQPPSLPQHQTSPAAPCNVIVNGTGWHPLLTPAFESDRRGETGEGEAEKHPANGELEREALKENNCSVGEWEPGKRVSAQDEMGNTVEGKPDPDSNLEEGEHAYALPLLSTGGCVVIQPVPKPAADKTAILSCSISAPLSAAGSPELEPPLKRRCLRIRNQNK